The following proteins come from a genomic window of Achromobacter sp. AONIH1:
- a CDS encoding PhoH family protein, translating into MPLPKLPTRPAAILTFPSGENARAQGRSTKTAAARSNTQAALAEDDDDLLVQPELDGMAAPAARGKSQIPAPARQVPPPAPAAPAARAERPVKAAPAPAKRAKARAQNAPSKLFVLDTNVLLHDPSSLFRFEEHDIFLPMMTLEELDHQKKGMSEVARNARQVSRSLDALVQDAKQLDDGLELSALGNKDATGRLMFQTTAIHSTLPSDLPMGKADNQILGVVRALQEKYPQREVVLVSKDINMRLKARALGMAAEDYYNDHVLEDSDLMYSGVMQLPEDFWNKHGKNVESWQQGGTTFYRIHGPLCAQFVVNQFVYFEGQMPLYAQVREVSGKTAVLATLRDYTHGKNNVWGITARNREQNFAMNLLMNPECDFVSLLGQAGTGKTLLALAAGITQVLETKRYTEIIMTRVTVPVGEDIGFLPGTEEEKMLPWMGALEDNLDVLNMGEGEGNGDWGRAATMDLIRSRIKVKSLNFMRGRTFLNKYLIIDEAQNLTPKQMKTLVTRAGPGTKVICLGNIAQIDTPYLTEGSSGLTFVVDRFKGWPHAGHVTLQRGERSRLADYAGDVL; encoded by the coding sequence ATGCCGCTTCCGAAGTTGCCTACCCGCCCCGCAGCTATCCTGACCTTCCCCTCGGGCGAGAACGCCCGGGCGCAGGGCCGCAGCACCAAGACCGCCGCTGCGCGGTCCAACACGCAAGCCGCCCTTGCCGAGGACGACGACGACCTGCTGGTCCAGCCCGAGCTGGACGGCATGGCCGCCCCGGCCGCCCGTGGCAAGTCCCAGATTCCCGCGCCCGCCCGCCAGGTGCCGCCGCCCGCCCCCGCGGCGCCGGCCGCCCGCGCCGAGCGCCCCGTCAAGGCCGCCCCGGCGCCGGCCAAGCGCGCCAAGGCGCGCGCGCAGAACGCGCCCAGCAAGCTGTTCGTGCTGGACACCAACGTGCTGCTGCACGATCCCAGCTCGCTGTTCCGCTTTGAAGAGCACGACATCTTCCTGCCGATGATGACGCTGGAAGAGCTGGACCACCAAAAGAAGGGCATGTCCGAAGTGGCGCGCAACGCGCGCCAGGTCAGCCGCTCGCTGGACGCGCTGGTGCAGGACGCCAAGCAGCTGGACGACGGCCTGGAGCTGTCGGCGCTGGGCAACAAGGACGCCACCGGCCGCCTGATGTTCCAGACCACGGCCATCCACAGCACCCTGCCCTCGGACCTGCCCATGGGCAAGGCCGACAACCAGATCCTGGGCGTGGTGCGGGCGCTGCAGGAGAAGTACCCGCAGCGCGAGGTCGTGCTGGTGTCGAAAGACATCAACATGCGCCTGAAGGCCCGCGCGCTGGGCATGGCGGCCGAGGACTACTACAACGACCACGTCCTGGAAGACTCGGACCTGATGTACTCGGGCGTGATGCAGCTGCCCGAAGACTTCTGGAACAAGCACGGCAAGAACGTCGAATCCTGGCAACAGGGCGGCACCACGTTCTACCGCATCCACGGCCCGCTGTGCGCGCAGTTCGTGGTCAACCAGTTCGTCTACTTCGAAGGCCAGATGCCGCTGTACGCGCAGGTGCGCGAGGTCAGCGGCAAGACGGCGGTGCTGGCCACGCTGCGCGACTACACCCACGGCAAGAACAATGTCTGGGGCATCACCGCGCGCAATCGCGAGCAGAACTTCGCCATGAACCTGCTGATGAACCCGGAATGCGACTTCGTGTCGCTGCTGGGCCAGGCAGGCACGGGCAAGACGCTGCTGGCGCTGGCGGCCGGCATCACCCAGGTGCTGGAGACCAAGCGCTACACCGAGATCATCATGACCCGCGTCACGGTGCCGGTGGGCGAGGACATCGGCTTCCTGCCGGGCACCGAAGAGGAAAAGATGCTGCCCTGGATGGGCGCCCTGGAAGACAACCTGGACGTGCTGAACATGGGCGAAGGCGAAGGCAACGGCGATTGGGGGCGGGCCGCCACCATGGACCTGATCCGCTCGCGCATCAAGGTCAAGTCGCTGAACTTCATGCGCGGCCGCACCTTCCTCAACAAGTACCTCATCATCGACGAGGCGCAGAACCTGACGCCCAAGCAGATGAAGACGCTCGTCACGCGCGCCGGTCCCGGCACCAAGGTGATCTGTCTGGGCAACATCGCCCAGATCGACACGCCCTACCTCACCGAGGGCAGCTCGGGCCTGACCTTCGTGGTCGACCGCTTCAAGGGCTGGCCGCACGCGGGCCACGTCACGCTGCAGCGCGGCGAGCGCTCGCGGCTGGCGGACTACGCGGGCGACGTGCTCTGA
- a CDS encoding peroxiredoxin → MTPSIGKPAPLFTAESTIGPISLEQCQGRAVVLYFYPKDNTPGCTTESQDFRDLHAEFLSASAVVVGISRDSLKSHENFKAKYELPFPLISDADETVCNLYGVIKQKNMYGKQVRGIERSTFLIDAYGVLVQEWRGVKVPGHAKEVLQAAKSIG, encoded by the coding sequence ATGACGCCGAGCATAGGCAAACCCGCCCCGCTGTTCACGGCCGAGAGCACCATCGGCCCGATCAGCCTGGAGCAGTGCCAGGGCCGCGCTGTGGTCCTGTACTTCTACCCCAAGGACAACACCCCTGGCTGCACCACTGAAAGCCAGGATTTCCGCGACCTGCACGCCGAGTTCCTGTCGGCCAGCGCGGTCGTGGTCGGCATCTCGCGCGATTCGCTGAAGTCGCACGAGAATTTCAAGGCCAAGTACGAGCTTCCTTTCCCGTTGATCTCCGACGCCGACGAAACCGTCTGCAACCTGTACGGCGTCATCAAGCAGAAGAACATGTACGGCAAGCAGGTGCGCGGCATCGAGCGCAGCACCTTTCTGATCGACGCCTATGGCGTGCTGGTGCAGGAGTGGCGCGGGGTGAAGGTCCCGGGCCACGCCAAGGAAGTCCTGCAAGCCGCCAAAAGCATCGGTTAG
- a CDS encoding Mth938-like domain-containing protein produces the protein MKLHTDPATAALNTVTAYGDGYIEVNQVRFSSSVAFGPEGEVTTWPVQSPADITSALLHQAAGMVEPVRDPLAFLDEPEAAPGRPANAPEVLLVGTGARQRFLRPEVLRPLLAIGVGVEVMDTHAASRTYNILMAEGRRVVVALIPPNGDSPE, from the coding sequence TTGAAGCTGCATACCGATCCTGCGACGGCCGCCCTGAATACCGTCACCGCTTACGGTGATGGCTACATCGAGGTCAACCAGGTACGTTTTTCCTCCTCGGTCGCTTTCGGACCCGAAGGCGAAGTCACCACCTGGCCCGTGCAGTCGCCGGCCGACATCACCTCAGCCCTGCTGCACCAGGCCGCCGGAATGGTCGAGCCCGTGCGCGACCCGCTGGCCTTCCTGGACGAACCCGAAGCCGCCCCCGGCCGCCCGGCCAACGCGCCCGAGGTGCTGCTGGTGGGCACGGGCGCGCGCCAGCGTTTCCTGCGTCCCGAGGTCTTGCGTCCCCTGTTGGCCATCGGCGTGGGCGTGGAAGTGATGGACACCCACGCGGCCTCGCGCACCTACAACATCCTGATGGCGGAGGGCCGGCGCGTGGTCGTCGCCCTCATCCCCCCGAACGGAGATTCCCCCGAATGA
- the alaC gene encoding alanine transaminase, translating to MRKFSRIERLPPYVFNITGELKMAARRRGEDIIDMSMGNPDGATPKHIVDKLVEASTRPTTHGYSVSKGIPRLRKAICDWYQRRYAVELDPDSEAIVTIGSKEGLAHLMLATLDRGDTVLVPNPSYPIHIYGAVIAGANIRSVRMTPGVDFFEELERAVRESIPKPKMMVLGFPSNPTAQCVDLSFFERVVALAKEHDILVVHDLAYADITFDGYVAPSIMQVPGARDVAVEFFTMSKSYNMAGWRIGYMVGNRELVGALARIKSYHDYGTFTPIQVASIAALDGPQDCVSEIVAQYQSRRDVLARGLHEAGWNVEIPKASMYIWAQIPEPYRAMGSLEFSKRVLSDAKVAVSPGIGFGEYGDEYVRFALIENEQRTRQAVRGIKDMFRKDGLLK from the coding sequence ATGAGGAAGTTCTCCCGCATCGAGCGCCTGCCCCCGTACGTTTTCAACATTACCGGCGAGCTCAAGATGGCGGCCCGGCGGCGCGGCGAAGACATCATCGACATGTCCATGGGCAATCCGGACGGCGCGACCCCTAAGCACATCGTCGACAAGCTGGTGGAAGCGTCCACCCGCCCGACCACGCACGGCTACTCGGTGTCCAAGGGCATCCCGCGCCTGCGCAAGGCCATCTGTGACTGGTACCAGCGCCGCTACGCGGTCGAGCTGGATCCGGATTCCGAGGCCATCGTCACCATCGGCTCCAAGGAAGGCCTGGCCCACCTGATGCTGGCCACGCTGGACCGCGGCGACACCGTGCTGGTGCCCAATCCCAGCTACCCCATCCACATCTACGGCGCGGTCATCGCCGGCGCCAACATCCGTTCGGTGCGCATGACGCCGGGCGTGGATTTCTTCGAGGAACTGGAGCGCGCCGTGCGCGAGTCCATTCCCAAGCCCAAGATGATGGTGCTGGGCTTTCCCAGCAACCCCACCGCGCAGTGCGTGGACCTGTCGTTCTTCGAGCGCGTGGTGGCGCTGGCCAAGGAACACGACATCCTGGTCGTGCATGACCTGGCCTACGCCGACATCACCTTCGACGGCTACGTGGCGCCGTCCATCATGCAGGTGCCCGGCGCGCGCGATGTCGCCGTCGAGTTCTTCACGATGAGCAAGAGCTACAACATGGCGGGCTGGCGCATCGGCTACATGGTCGGCAACCGCGAGCTGGTCGGCGCGCTGGCGCGCATCAAGAGCTATCACGACTACGGCACGTTCACGCCGATCCAGGTGGCGTCCATCGCCGCGCTGGACGGCCCGCAGGATTGCGTCAGCGAGATCGTGGCCCAATACCAAAGCCGCCGCGACGTGCTCGCGCGCGGTCTGCATGAAGCAGGTTGGAATGTGGAGATTCCCAAGGCGTCCATGTACATCTGGGCGCAGATCCCCGAACCCTACAGGGCGATGGGTTCTTTGGAATTCTCCAAGCGTGTCCTGTCGGATGCGAAGGTGGCCGTTTCCCCCGGGATCGGCTTCGGCGAGTACGGCGACGAATACGTGCGCTTCGCTCTTATCGAAAACGAGCAGCGCACCCGCCAGGCGGTGCGCGGCATCAAGGACATGTTCCGTAAAGACGGACTGCTGAAGTAG
- a CDS encoding homoserine dehydrogenase, producing the protein MNPMRVGLLGLGVVGGGTWTVLSRNAEEIARRAGRRIEVTRAAVRDVAKARSRVGDTLPVDTDVHALVRDPAIDIVVELIGGDTLARELVLEAIANGKHVVTANKALLAKHGNEIFAAAHERGVMVAFEAAVAGGIPIIKAIREGLTANRIQWVAGIINGTTNFILSEMRTRGLPFADVLAEAQRLGYAEADPTFDVEGVDAAHKLTLLASLAFGVPVQFDRAYIEGISQLAADDIELAERLGYRIKLLGITKRRAEGIELRVHPALVPAERLLANVEGAMNAVLVKGDAVGPTLYYGQGAGEEPTASAVVADLVDVTRLHTADPGNRVPHLAFQPDAMSDTPILPIEQVSTSYYLRLRVDDQPGVLADIARLLADRSISIGSMIQQPSSIGGADIIFLTHEALEGNVNQAIERIESLPFVRSKVTRLRVEHLA; encoded by the coding sequence ATGAATCCCATGAGAGTCGGCCTGCTGGGCCTGGGCGTGGTCGGTGGCGGCACCTGGACGGTGCTGTCGCGCAACGCCGAGGAAATCGCGCGCCGCGCCGGCCGCCGCATTGAAGTGACCCGCGCCGCCGTGCGCGACGTGGCCAAGGCGCGCTCGCGCGTGGGCGACACGCTGCCGGTGGATACCGATGTGCACGCGCTGGTGCGCGACCCGGCCATCGACATCGTGGTCGAGCTGATCGGCGGCGACACGCTGGCCCGCGAGCTGGTGCTCGAGGCCATCGCCAACGGCAAGCACGTGGTCACCGCCAACAAGGCGCTGCTGGCCAAGCATGGCAACGAGATATTCGCCGCCGCGCACGAGCGCGGCGTGATGGTGGCCTTCGAGGCCGCCGTGGCCGGCGGCATCCCCATCATCAAGGCCATCCGCGAAGGCCTGACCGCCAACCGCATCCAGTGGGTCGCCGGCATCATCAACGGCACCACCAATTTCATCCTGTCCGAGATGCGCACGCGCGGCCTGCCCTTCGCCGACGTGCTGGCCGAGGCGCAGCGCCTGGGCTATGCCGAGGCCGACCCGACCTTCGACGTCGAGGGCGTGGACGCGGCGCACAAGCTGACCCTGCTGGCCTCGCTGGCCTTCGGCGTGCCGGTGCAGTTCGATCGCGCCTACATCGAAGGCATCTCGCAGCTGGCCGCCGATGACATCGAGCTGGCCGAGCGCCTGGGCTACCGCATCAAGCTGCTGGGCATCACCAAGCGCCGCGCCGAGGGCATCGAGCTGCGCGTGCACCCCGCGCTGGTGCCGGCCGAGCGCCTGCTGGCCAATGTCGAGGGCGCGATGAACGCCGTGCTGGTCAAGGGCGACGCCGTGGGCCCGACGCTGTACTACGGCCAGGGCGCGGGCGAAGAGCCCACCGCCTCGGCCGTGGTGGCCGACCTGGTCGACGTGACCCGCCTGCATACGGCCGACCCGGGCAACCGCGTGCCGCACCTGGCCTTCCAGCCCGACGCCATGTCCGACACGCCGATCCTGCCGATCGAGCAGGTCAGCACCTCGTACTACCTGCGCCTGCGCGTGGACGACCAGCCGGGCGTGCTGGCCGACATCGCGCGCCTGCTGGCCGACCGTTCGATCTCGATCGGTTCGATGATCCAGCAGCCGTCCAGCATCGGCGGCGCCGACATCATCTTCCTGACGCACGAGGCGCTGGAAGGCAATGTCAACCAGGCCATCGAACGCATCGAGTCGCTGCCGTTCGTGCGTTCGAAAGTGACCCGCCTGCGCGTGGAGCACCTGGCATGA
- the thrC gene encoding threonine synthase produces MKYISTRGGMAALEFSDILLEGLAPDGGLAVPEQLPQVSAQTLESWRGLSYADLAFEVLSLFATDIPAEDLRRLTRAAYNTQVFSSEDIVPLRPLAGGLSLLGLSEGPTLAFKDMAMQFLGQVFEYVLGKRGATLNILGATSGDTGSAAEYALRGKRGVSVFMLSPHGRMSAFQRAQMYSLQDENIHNIAVRGVFDQAQDIVKALAGDLDFKTRYRLGAVNSINWARIAAQVVYYFHGWLRATSKAGDQVSFAVPSGNFGNILSGHIARSMGLPVRRLVLATNENNVLEEFFRTGVYRPRPAEQTYATSSPSMDISRASNFERFVFDLVGRDPARVQALWAGLARDGAFDLSALKPEFESRYGFVSGASTHADRLATIRSVYDESGVLVDPHTADGVKVAREFVEPGVPMLVLETALPAKFSETIEEALGRPAVPPGNLADLESLPQRVEVMDCDAAAVRRYLEAHAKM; encoded by the coding sequence ATGAAATATATCTCTACACGTGGCGGCATGGCCGCGCTGGAATTCTCGGACATCCTGCTCGAAGGCCTGGCGCCGGACGGCGGGCTGGCCGTGCCCGAGCAACTGCCGCAGGTGTCGGCGCAGACGCTGGAGTCCTGGCGCGGCCTGTCGTATGCCGATCTGGCGTTCGAGGTGCTGTCGCTGTTCGCCACCGACATCCCGGCCGAGGACCTGCGCCGCCTGACGCGCGCGGCCTACAACACGCAGGTGTTCAGCAGCGAGGACATCGTGCCGCTGCGCCCGCTGGCCGGCGGCCTGTCGCTGCTGGGCCTGTCAGAGGGCCCGACGCTGGCGTTCAAGGACATGGCCATGCAGTTCCTGGGCCAGGTCTTCGAATACGTGCTGGGCAAGCGTGGCGCCACGCTGAACATCCTGGGCGCCACTTCCGGCGACACTGGTTCGGCGGCCGAGTACGCGCTGCGCGGCAAGCGCGGCGTGTCGGTGTTCATGCTGTCGCCGCACGGCCGCATGAGCGCCTTCCAGCGCGCGCAGATGTATTCGCTGCAGGACGAGAACATCCACAACATCGCCGTGCGCGGTGTGTTCGACCAGGCCCAGGACATCGTCAAGGCCCTGGCCGGCGACCTGGACTTCAAGACGCGCTACCGCCTGGGCGCCGTGAACTCCATCAACTGGGCGCGCATCGCCGCCCAGGTGGTGTACTACTTCCACGGCTGGCTGCGCGCCACGTCCAAGGCCGGCGACCAGGTCTCGTTCGCGGTGCCCTCGGGTAACTTCGGCAACATCCTGTCGGGCCACATCGCCCGCAGCATGGGGTTGCCGGTGCGCCGGCTGGTGCTGGCCACGAACGAGAACAACGTGCTGGAAGAGTTCTTCCGCACCGGCGTCTACCGTCCGCGTCCGGCCGAGCAGACCTACGCTACGTCCAGCCCGTCCATGGACATCTCGCGCGCGTCCAACTTCGAGCGCTTCGTGTTCGATCTGGTGGGCCGCGACCCGGCCCGCGTGCAGGCGCTGTGGGCCGGCCTGGCGCGCGACGGCGCCTTCGACCTGTCGGCGCTCAAGCCGGAGTTCGAATCGCGCTACGGCTTCGTATCGGGCGCCAGCACTCACGCCGACCGCCTGGCCACCATCCGTTCGGTGTACGACGAGTCCGGCGTGCTGGTCGATCCGCACACCGCCGACGGCGTCAAGGTCGCGCGCGAGTTCGTCGAGCCGGGCGTGCCCATGCTGGTGCTGGAAACCGCCTTGCCGGCCAAGTTCTCCGAGACCATCGAGGAAGCGCTGGGCCGTCCGGCCGTGCCGCCAGGCAATCTGGCGGACCTGGAATCGCTGCCGCAGCGCGTCGAGGTCATGGACTGCGACGCGGCCGCCGTGCGGCGCTACCTCGAGGCCCACGCCAAGATGTGA
- a CDS encoding YgdI/YgdR family lipoprotein: MKIKNMALALAMTGFAVLAGCSTPSVINQRDGSSTVTSDKPEYDKKSGTYEYEKDGRKVQINKDDVKSIEEVK; the protein is encoded by the coding sequence ATGAAAATCAAGAATATGGCCCTGGCTCTGGCGATGACCGGATTCGCGGTGTTGGCCGGCTGCTCCACGCCCTCGGTGATCAATCAGCGAGACGGCAGCTCGACCGTGACGTCCGACAAGCCCGAATACGACAAGAAGTCGGGCACTTATGAGTATGAGAAGGACGGCCGCAAGGTGCAGATCAACAAGGACGACGTGAAGTCGATCGAAGAAGTGAAGTAG
- a CDS encoding class 1 fructose-bisphosphatase translates to MKRKTLTQYLVEQQRSAQALAPEVRLLIEVVARACKAISHAVSKGALGGVLGSLDSENVQGEVQKKLDVLSNEILLEANEWGGHLAAMASEEMETIHPIPNRYPKGEYLLLFDPLDGSSNIDVNVSIGTIFSVLRAPHHVAGAPVTEADFLQPGKQQVAAGYAVYGPQTMLVLTIGNGVVGFTLDREMGSWVLTHEDICVPEDTKEFAINMSNMRHWAPPVKRYIDDCLAGKTGPLGKDYNMRWIASMVADVHRILTRGGIFMYPWDAREPGKAGKLRLMYEANPMSFLIEQAGGASINGTQRILDIQPDQLHQRVSVILGSKNEVERVGRYHAEDAAQG, encoded by the coding sequence TTGAAACGCAAAACCCTCACCCAATACCTGGTGGAGCAGCAGCGCTCCGCCCAGGCCCTCGCGCCCGAGGTGCGCCTGCTCATCGAAGTGGTGGCGCGCGCCTGCAAGGCCATCAGCCACGCGGTCAGCAAGGGCGCGCTCGGCGGCGTGCTGGGCAGCCTGGACAGCGAGAACGTCCAGGGCGAAGTGCAGAAGAAACTGGACGTGCTGTCCAACGAGATCCTGCTCGAAGCCAATGAATGGGGCGGCCACCTCGCGGCCATGGCCTCGGAAGAGATGGAAACCATCCATCCGATCCCGAACCGCTACCCCAAGGGCGAATACCTGCTGCTGTTCGATCCGCTGGACGGCTCGTCGAACATCGACGTGAACGTGTCGATCGGCACCATCTTCTCGGTGCTGCGCGCCCCGCACCACGTGGCCGGCGCCCCGGTGACCGAAGCGGACTTCCTGCAGCCCGGCAAACAGCAGGTCGCGGCCGGCTACGCCGTCTACGGCCCGCAGACCATGCTGGTGCTGACCATCGGCAACGGCGTGGTCGGCTTCACGCTGGACCGCGAGATGGGTTCCTGGGTGCTGACGCACGAGGACATCTGCGTGCCCGAGGACACCAAGGAATTCGCGATCAACATGTCGAACATGCGCCACTGGGCCCCGCCGGTCAAGCGCTACATCGACGACTGTCTGGCCGGCAAGACCGGTCCGCTGGGCAAGGACTACAACATGCGCTGGATCGCCTCGATGGTGGCCGACGTGCATCGCATCCTGACCCGTGGCGGCATCTTCATGTATCCCTGGGACGCGCGCGAGCCCGGCAAGGCTGGCAAGCTGCGCCTGATGTACGAGGCCAACCCGATGAGCTTCCTGATCGAGCAGGCCGGCGGCGCGTCGATCAACGGCACGCAGCGCATCCTCGACATTCAGCCCGACCAGCTGCACCAGCGCGTGAGCGTGATCCTGGGCTCGAAGAACGAAGTCGAGCGCGTCGGCCGCTACCACGCCGAGGACGCGGCGCAGGGCTGA
- the pepN gene encoding aminopeptidase N → MRTDTPVTVYRKDYQPYPYDIPEVSLGFDLVPESTEVRCVMQVRRKPGASADAALVLDGEELELVSVGVDGSPLPADRYHLAGHSLALYGLPETATVEIVSRCKPAANSTLMGLYVSGGNFFTQCEAEGFRRITWFADRPDVMSRYRVTLRATADYPVLLSNGNLLASRQLADGRNEVEWEDPFPKPCYLFALVAGKLTHRETTVRTASGRDVLLQVYSDPGSEDKTEWALDSLVRALRWDETRFGLELDLDRFMVVAVHDFNMGAMENKGLNIFNAAYVLADAQTATDANYEGIESVIGHEYFHNWTGNRVTCRDWFQLSLKEGLTVFRDQEFSADMMAQGMDEAAAASARAVKRIDDVVALRAAQFPEDAGPMAHPIRPESYQEIGNFYTATVYEKGAEVIRMQHTLLGEAGFRAGMDEYFRRHDGQAVTCDDFVAAMESVYVRQHPGRDLSVFRRWYRQAGTPRVTVRLEHDAAAQRCTVTLSQECAPVGVEKKAGADYVKAPYHIPFAIGLLDAQGRALPLKQDGKVSDTALLELTTQSQQWTFDGIAEPPVPSLLRDFSAPVIVEYDWTDAELALLSAHDANPFARWEAGQELATRQILALAEARQAGRTLHADPAFIDAWRALLTDPAIDAAFRARALALPSEKTLAERMAAVDPPALSVARDFLRAELGRQLAAEFRAAFDANQTPGEYSPAPEPAGKRALKNLALAHLMAAGDQDAQRLAEQQYASADNMTDSMAALSALINYGQGDYPQQALAAFYDKWRDNPLVIDKWFALQATARSTTVQNARELMAHPAFTLRNPNRARALVFQFCLNNARGMHHPDGSGYAFWADQVLALDALNPEVAARLARALDNWSRYVPALRAPMKEALQRVRAQDGLSRNVQEIVSKALEFAA, encoded by the coding sequence ATGCGCACTGACACGCCCGTAACCGTATACCGCAAGGATTATCAGCCCTACCCCTACGATATTCCGGAAGTCTCGCTGGGCTTCGACCTGGTGCCCGAATCGACCGAAGTGCGTTGCGTGATGCAGGTGCGGCGCAAGCCCGGCGCCAGCGCCGACGCGGCCCTGGTGCTGGACGGAGAAGAGCTGGAACTCGTGTCGGTAGGCGTGGATGGCAGCCCGCTGCCCGCCGACCGCTATCATCTGGCCGGGCACAGCCTGGCGCTGTACGGCCTGCCCGAAACGGCCACGGTCGAGATCGTCAGCCGCTGCAAGCCGGCCGCCAACTCCACGCTGATGGGCCTGTACGTATCGGGCGGCAACTTCTTCACCCAGTGCGAGGCCGAGGGCTTTCGCCGCATCACCTGGTTCGCCGACCGCCCCGACGTGATGTCGCGCTACCGCGTGACGCTGCGGGCCACGGCCGATTACCCCGTGCTGCTGTCCAACGGCAACCTGCTGGCCTCGCGCCAGCTGGCCGACGGCCGCAACGAAGTCGAATGGGAAGACCCCTTCCCCAAGCCCTGCTACCTGTTCGCGCTGGTCGCGGGCAAGCTCACGCACCGCGAAACCACCGTGCGCACCGCCAGCGGCCGCGACGTGTTGCTGCAGGTCTACAGCGATCCCGGCTCGGAAGACAAGACCGAATGGGCGCTGGATTCGCTGGTGCGCGCGCTGCGCTGGGACGAGACCCGCTTCGGACTGGAGCTGGACCTGGACCGCTTCATGGTCGTGGCCGTGCACGACTTCAACATGGGGGCGATGGAGAACAAGGGCCTGAACATCTTCAACGCGGCCTATGTGCTGGCCGACGCCCAGACCGCCACCGACGCCAACTATGAAGGCATCGAATCGGTCATCGGCCACGAGTATTTCCATAACTGGACCGGCAACCGCGTCACCTGCCGCGACTGGTTCCAGCTCAGCCTGAAGGAAGGCCTGACCGTCTTCCGCGACCAGGAATTCAGCGCCGACATGATGGCGCAGGGCATGGACGAGGCCGCCGCCGCCAGCGCCCGCGCGGTCAAGCGCATCGACGACGTGGTGGCGCTGCGCGCCGCCCAGTTCCCCGAAGACGCCGGTCCCATGGCCCACCCGATCCGCCCGGAAAGCTACCAGGAGATCGGCAACTTCTACACCGCCACCGTGTACGAAAAGGGCGCCGAGGTCATCCGCATGCAGCACACGCTGCTGGGCGAGGCGGGCTTTCGCGCCGGCATGGATGAGTACTTCCGCCGCCATGACGGCCAGGCCGTGACCTGCGACGACTTCGTCGCCGCCATGGAATCGGTCTACGTGCGCCAGCATCCCGGCCGCGACCTGTCGGTGTTCCGCCGCTGGTACCGTCAGGCCGGCACGCCGCGCGTGACGGTCAGGCTGGAACACGACGCCGCCGCGCAACGCTGCACGGTCACGCTGAGCCAGGAATGCGCGCCCGTCGGCGTCGAAAAGAAGGCTGGCGCGGACTACGTCAAGGCGCCGTACCACATCCCCTTCGCTATCGGGCTGCTCGACGCCCAGGGCCGCGCCCTGCCGCTCAAGCAAGACGGCAAGGTGTCGGATACCGCGCTGCTGGAGCTGACCACGCAAAGCCAGCAATGGACCTTCGACGGCATCGCCGAGCCGCCCGTGCCGTCGCTGCTGCGCGACTTTTCCGCGCCGGTAATCGTCGAGTACGACTGGACCGACGCCGAGCTGGCCCTGCTCTCGGCCCATGACGCCAACCCCTTCGCGCGCTGGGAAGCCGGCCAGGAACTGGCCACGCGCCAGATCCTGGCGCTGGCCGAGGCGCGCCAGGCCGGCCGCACGCTGCATGCCGACCCCGCCTTCATCGACGCCTGGCGCGCGCTGCTGACCGATCCCGCGATCGACGCCGCGTTCCGCGCCCGCGCGCTGGCCCTGCCCTCGGAAAAAACGCTGGCCGAACGCATGGCCGCCGTCGATCCCCCGGCGCTGTCGGTGGCCCGCGACTTCCTGCGCGCAGAACTGGGCCGCCAGTTGGCCGCCGAATTCCGCGCCGCCTTCGACGCCAACCAGACGCCGGGCGAATACAGCCCCGCGCCCGAGCCCGCCGGCAAGCGCGCGCTGAAGAACCTGGCGCTGGCGCACCTGATGGCCGCCGGCGACCAGGACGCCCAGCGCCTGGCCGAACAGCAGTACGCGTCGGCCGACAACATGACCGACAGCATGGCCGCGCTGTCCGCGCTGATCAACTACGGCCAGGGCGACTATCCGCAGCAGGCGCTGGCCGCCTTCTACGACAAGTGGCGGGACAACCCGCTGGTGATCGACAAGTGGTTCGCGCTGCAGGCCACGGCCCGCTCGACCACGGTGCAGAACGCGCGCGAGCTGATGGCGCATCCCGCCTTCACCCTGCGCAACCCGAACCGCGCCCGCGCGCTGGTGTTCCAGTTCTGCCTGAACAACGCCCGCGGCATGCACCACCCGGACGGCTCGGGCTACGCGTTCTGGGCCGATCAGGTGCTGGCGCTGGACGCGCTCAACCCGGAGGTCGCCGCCCGCCTGGCGCGCGCGCTGGACAACTGGTCGCGCTACGTGCCGGCGCTGCGCGCGCCCATGAAGGAAGCATTGCAACGCGTGCGCGCGCAGGACGGCCTGTCGCGCAACGTGCAGGAAATCGTATCCAAAGCCTTGGAATTCGCAGCATAG